The following proteins are encoded in a genomic region of Microtus ochrogaster isolate Prairie Vole_2 chromosome 5, MicOch1.0, whole genome shotgun sequence:
- the Spata19 gene encoding spermatogenesis-associated protein 19, mitochondrial isoform X2 codes for MIITTWIVYIFTRKSVGLPFPPKANSTEEEASQNIKEKMSSNIPPTHGHDIHVTRDLVKHQLSKSDMLADPNQEVLEERTRIQFIRWSHTRIFQVPSEMIEDVMQDRIDQVRQSISHLRCDSYDDPSFKVSCSEC; via the exons ATGATCATTACAACATGGATTGTGTACATCTTTACCCGGAAAAGTGTAGGGCTACCCTTCCCACCAAAGGCAAACTCG ACAGAAGAGGAGGCTTCTCAGAACATAAAGGAGAAGATGTCTTCCAACATCCCTCCCACTCACGGACACGACATACATGTGACCAGAGATTTG GTGAAGCACCAACTCTCCAAGTCTGATATGTTAGCAGACCCTAATCAGGAAGTCCTGGAGGAGAGAACGAGGATCCAGTTTATAAGATGGAG CCACACCCGTATCTTCCAAGTGCCAAGCGAAATGATAGAAGATGTCATGCAGGATCGCATAGATCAAGTGAGACAAAG cataTCTCACCTCAGGTGTGACTCATATGATGACCCAAGCTTCAAAGTGTCTTGCTCAGAATGCTAA
- the Spata19 gene encoding spermatogenesis-associated protein 19, mitochondrial isoform X1 yields MIITTWIVYIFTRKSVGLPFPPKANSDIEVVESEAVSIVQHWLNKTEEEASQNIKEKMSSNIPPTHGHDIHVTRDLVKHQLSKSDMLADPNQEVLEERTRIQFIRWSHTRIFQVPSEMIEDVMQDRIDQVRQSISHLRCDSYDDPSFKVSCSEC; encoded by the exons ATGATCATTACAACATGGATTGTGTACATCTTTACCCGGAAAAGTGTAGGGCTACCCTTCCCACCAAAGGCAAACTCG GACATTGAAGTTGTGGAAAGTGAAGCTGTATCCATAGTGCAGCATTGGTTGAACAAA ACAGAAGAGGAGGCTTCTCAGAACATAAAGGAGAAGATGTCTTCCAACATCCCTCCCACTCACGGACACGACATACATGTGACCAGAGATTTG GTGAAGCACCAACTCTCCAAGTCTGATATGTTAGCAGACCCTAATCAGGAAGTCCTGGAGGAGAGAACGAGGATCCAGTTTATAAGATGGAG CCACACCCGTATCTTCCAAGTGCCAAGCGAAATGATAGAAGATGTCATGCAGGATCGCATAGATCAAGTGAGACAAAG cataTCTCACCTCAGGTGTGACTCATATGATGACCCAAGCTTCAAAGTGTCTTGCTCAGAATGCTAA